In Pedobacter sp. W3I1, one DNA window encodes the following:
- a CDS encoding RagB/SusD family nutrient uptake outer membrane protein: MINQIKNNIKKAVAILTLAALLPACVNKDEFFLLPDTGGIDQAIWDNEGSVQLHLNRVYDVAMYQFPLQLVPDRYGVHYASDENYFPDGDANAKAALGLQGVLGNNDVRYTGNTYGGNPGNNKYWDIARCNDAIANLPNSTMPSPKKNELLGQYYALRAITYFELVKVYGGVPLPLTPQGGDSIYDEGRRPAKECFAAILSDLNNAINLLEGFAPNDLDGRGKITKLIATCLKAKVLLYWASPQFNPTNDAKHPYQASRWADALTVNKEAYDMCVSAGKKLMPNYLDVFRVEGTNNTEAILVRTYSNTVPNRGNQTEQRVRPTSEGGSPNTYFMPTTKMLDAYPMRDGKPLNTSTAFPYDATMFWQNRDPRFEATFATNGSVYPLSGNANRKQWNYNLAVGESSGNAVYVKRFSTPSLTASSSVYNSSVGGGSGMDWIELRFAEVMLNYADCMNETGNIAGAKDLVRQIRQRAGVVAGDSDYGLALAGSTPQLRNLILNERQIEFAFENKRNSDLRRSRTMHLLTGNMSKLEVQLVNPPSGSDQKDKKVLEDPTVPGGTTSFRETLNINDKATYTKYFKNVVITNTTYLPYNVPEFHYFYTFHNDFVSFGNKILPTIGWAGGTFDPLD; the protein is encoded by the coding sequence ATGATTAATCAAATAAAAAACAATATAAAAAAAGCAGTAGCTATTTTAACTTTAGCTGCACTTTTGCCCGCCTGCGTAAATAAAGATGAGTTTTTCTTGTTACCTGATACCGGTGGTATCGATCAGGCCATATGGGATAATGAGGGTTCTGTACAACTACACCTTAACAGGGTGTACGATGTAGCCATGTATCAATTTCCATTACAGCTAGTTCCTGACCGTTATGGCGTTCACTATGCAAGTGATGAGAACTATTTTCCTGATGGTGATGCAAATGCAAAAGCAGCACTTGGATTACAAGGTGTGTTGGGAAATAACGATGTGAGGTATACTGGTAATACCTATGGCGGTAACCCAGGGAATAATAAGTATTGGGATATTGCCAGGTGTAATGATGCTATTGCCAATCTTCCTAACAGTACGATGCCTTCCCCCAAAAAAAATGAATTGCTTGGCCAATATTATGCACTAAGAGCAATAACCTATTTCGAACTGGTTAAAGTTTACGGTGGTGTTCCACTACCATTAACGCCGCAGGGAGGTGACAGTATTTACGATGAAGGTAGAAGACCGGCTAAAGAGTGTTTTGCGGCAATATTAAGCGATCTAAATAACGCTATTAACCTATTAGAAGGTTTTGCACCAAATGATCTCGACGGAAGAGGTAAAATAACTAAATTGATTGCCACATGTTTAAAAGCAAAGGTGTTATTGTATTGGGCTAGTCCTCAATTTAACCCTACAAATGATGCAAAACATCCTTACCAAGCCTCAAGATGGGCTGATGCTTTAACGGTTAATAAAGAAGCTTATGATATGTGCGTTTCGGCCGGAAAAAAATTAATGCCAAATTATTTAGATGTTTTCCGTGTAGAAGGTACAAACAATACTGAGGCCATTCTGGTAAGAACTTATTCTAATACAGTACCAAATAGAGGCAATCAAACTGAACAGCGTGTAAGGCCAACTTCTGAAGGTGGAAGTCCTAATACATACTTTATGCCTACAACAAAAATGTTGGATGCCTATCCAATGAGAGATGGAAAACCATTAAACACATCTACGGCTTTTCCATATGACGCCACCATGTTCTGGCAAAATAGAGACCCGAGGTTTGAAGCTACGTTTGCTACAAACGGATCAGTATATCCTTTGAGTGGAAACGCGAATAGGAAACAGTGGAATTATAATTTAGCAGTTGGTGAAAGTAGTGGAAATGCGGTGTATGTTAAGCGTTTCTCTACGCCTAGTTTAACAGCAAGCTCTTCTGTTTACAATAGTTCTGTTGGTGGTGGAAGTGGTATGGATTGGATTGAACTTAGATTTGCTGAGGTAATGTTGAATTATGCGGATTGTATGAATGAAACAGGAAATATCGCTGGTGCAAAAGATTTAGTCAGACAAATCCGTCAAAGAGCCGGAGTAGTTGCCGGTGATTCAGATTACGGACTTGCGTTGGCAGGAAGCACGCCACAATTGCGGAACTTAATTCTTAACGAAAGACAAATTGAATTCGCTTTTGAAAATAAACGTAATTCAGATTTGAGAAGATCTCGCACCATGCACTTGTTAACTGGGAATATGTCAAAATTGGAAGTTCAGTTAGTGAATCCTCCATCAGGATCGGACCAAAAAGATAAAAAAGTATTAGAAGATCCAACAGTTCCAGGAGGTACAACATCATTCAGAGAAACTTTAAACATTAACGATAAAGCAACTTATACAAAGTATTTTAAAAATGTTGTGATCACAAACACTACGTATTTACCATATAACGTACCTGAATTTCATTACTTCTACACCTTCCATAATGATTTTGTGAGTTTTGGTAATAAAATCCTTCCAACTATCGGTTGGGCCGGTGGTACGTTTGACCCACTTGATTAG